The Paraburkholderia sp. SOS3 genome includes a region encoding these proteins:
- a CDS encoding GNAT family N-acetyltransferase, whose protein sequence is MDTTIDFRHLDSPEEWTRAFPIMKELRPHLTDAAAFGTRMRAQFEERYRLLAACDANGVILGLAGYRVQTNTLYGRFLYVDDLVVTARLQRSGIGARLIEEMRDIARRSDCAQLVLDTGLHMALAQRFYFRNGLLARGMRFVEPLQAAHEEAAR, encoded by the coding sequence ATGGACACGACAATCGATTTCCGGCATCTCGATTCACCCGAAGAATGGACCCGCGCCTTTCCGATCATGAAGGAACTGCGCCCGCATTTGACGGACGCCGCTGCTTTCGGCACGCGCATGCGGGCGCAGTTCGAAGAGCGCTACCGCCTGCTCGCCGCCTGCGATGCGAACGGCGTGATTCTCGGTCTGGCCGGCTATCGCGTGCAAACGAATACGCTGTACGGCCGCTTCCTTTATGTCGATGACCTTGTCGTCACCGCGCGGCTGCAACGCAGCGGCATCGGCGCGCGCTTGATCGAGGAGATGCGCGACATTGCCCGACGCTCGGACTGCGCGCAGCTTGTGCTCGATACCGGCCTGCACATGGCGCTCGCGCAGCGTTTTTACTTCCGCAACGGTCTGCTCGCGCGAGGCATGCGTTTCGTCGAGCCGCTGCAGGCCGCTCACGAGGAGGCCGCGCGATGA
- a CDS encoding FMN-dependent NADH-azoreductase, with translation MNVLFINASPHSKASHGYRLALEMIRSLERRAHVKITERDLAAEPLPPLTGDYARAITSREPDMRHFDVSEKLIREIETTDVLIVNTPMHNFTVPAALKLWIDYVLRIHRTFASTPEGKLGLMRDRPAFVIVGSGGHHTGEHALQQDFLTPYLRYALDCIGVKSVHFLLLQGLVRGGEAVTKAVKAARDELAQHTLFASDNGAFVR, from the coding sequence ATGAATGTGCTGTTCATCAACGCGAGCCCCCACAGTAAGGCGAGCCACGGCTACCGGCTGGCCCTGGAGATGATCCGTTCGCTGGAGAGGCGTGCGCACGTGAAGATCACCGAGCGCGACCTCGCCGCAGAGCCACTGCCGCCGCTCACGGGCGACTACGCGCGAGCAATTACGTCGCGCGAGCCAGATATGCGCCACTTCGACGTCTCCGAGAAGCTCATACGCGAGATCGAGACGACCGACGTGCTCATCGTCAACACGCCGATGCACAACTTTACGGTGCCCGCCGCGCTCAAGCTGTGGATCGATTACGTGCTGCGCATTCATCGCACCTTCGCGTCCACGCCGGAAGGCAAACTCGGGCTCATGCGCGACCGGCCAGCCTTCGTGATCGTCGGCTCGGGCGGTCATCATACCGGCGAGCATGCGTTGCAACAGGATTTCCTTACGCCCTATCTGCGCTATGCGTTGGATTGCATCGGCGTGAAGAGCGTGCACTTCCTGCTGCTGCAAGGTCTCGTGCGCGGCGGCGAAGCCGTGACCAAAGCAGTGAAGGCCGCACGCGACGAACTCGCGCAACACACCCTGTTTGCGTCCGATAACGGCGCCTTTGTTCGGTAG